CGTCGGCCCGCGATTTCGCGGCCGAGGCCGCCTTCGTCTTCGCGATGGTCGCCGTCGATCTGTCGCGCCTCTCCGAGGACATCATTCTCTGGAGCACAACAGAATTCGGCTATGCCGAACTCGACGATTCCTGGTCTACCGGTAGCTCAATCATGCCGCAGAAGAAGAATCCTGATATCGCCGAGCTGGCCCGCGGTAAATCGGGGCGCCTGATCGGAAACCTCACCGGCCTCCTCGCCACCTTGAAGGCCCAGCCGCTGGCCTACAACCGTGATCTGCAGGAGGACAAGGAACCGCTCTTCGATTCGGTGGCGCAGCTGGAACTCCTACTGCCCGCGATGGCCGGCCTGGTCGCGACACTGCGGTTCCGCACCGAGCGCATGGCGGCCCTCGCCCCGGCGGGGTTCACCCTGGCCACCGACCTGGCCGAGTGGATGGTGCGCCAGGGCGTACCGTTCCGCGTCGCGCATGAGGCGGCAGGGGAGGCGGTTCGTGTCGCCGAGGCCCGCGGGGCCGGCCTGGAGGATCTCACCGATGCCGAACTCGCGGCCATCCACCCGGACCTGACGGGACAGGTGCGCGCCGTGCTCACCACGACGGGATCGGTCGCCTCCCGCAGCGCCCGTGGCGGCACCGCACCGGAACGCGTTGCTGAGCAGCGCGAACTGGTGCTGGCCCGTCTCAACGTGCTGCGCGGTCAGAGCCGCTAACATCCAGGCATGGACGGTGAGCCGGACCCGACATCGTCGGGCCCCGGTCCGGGGGGAGATATACCGGACGACCCGAACGCGGCGTGGCGCCGCCCGGTGGGCACTGAACCGCCGCAGGCCGGCGTCGCGATCGAGGAGAGCCCAACGCGGTCGGCACCACATGGTGTGATCGGTCGGACCATCGATTGGGTCCGTACGTGGTGGAACGACCTTGAGTTCGTGCAGATGTGGCATGTGGTCACAGTGCTCGCGATTGTGACGACCGCCGGATTCGGTGGCTTGGACGCCGTGGACAAGACTCCGCAGACATTCGATCTTGGCAAGCCTTTCGACAATGGTGAATTCACCATCACTGTGCAAAAGGCCGTTCTGCGATCGGAAATCGTCGGCGGTGGAGCGGTGATCGCAAAAGAGAAGCCGGGACGCATGTATCTTGCGGTCCTTGCGGAGGTCACCAACAACTCCGATCGCGTCGACGTGGTCAGCAGCCAGTTTTCCCTGCCGAATGTGCCCGATGTACAAGACATTTCTCAGTTCCAGGGCCAGCGCGCCGTGACTCTCCGGATCGAAGACGGCAGCTTTTTGGTCGGGCTGCAACCTGATATCACCGAGAAGGTGGCAGTGGTGTGGAGCGTCCCTTCTGCCGCTGTACTACCCGGATCCACGGTGTCGGTTCAGGTGCCATACCGGAAATTTAGCCGTGGCCTGGTGCTCTATGGCGAGGGCTGGGTTGATGACGGCAAGAGCGCAACAACCAGTGTGCCTGTGGAGGTGTCTTCGTGAACTTCCCGAAGAAACTCTTGCCTTTCCGGGCCTCCTCGCCGCTTCTGCGCGTATCCGTGACGGCT
This genomic window from Mycobacteroides chelonae contains:
- the argH gene encoding argininosuccinate lyase, translated to MSTNEGSLWGGRFAGGPAPALAALSKSTHFDWVLAPYDIRASIAHARVLRKADLLTDEQLSALVDGLQQLDRDVASGQFVPADTDEDVHGALERGLIERVGADVGGRLRAGRSRNDQVATLFRMWLRDAAGRVSDGVLDVVQALADQAGAHPEAIMPGKTHLQAAQPVLLAHHLLAHAQPLLRDVDRLVDWDRRTAVSPYGAGALAGSSLGLDPDAIASDLGFTAAMDNSIDATSARDFAAEAAFVFAMVAVDLSRLSEDIILWSTTEFGYAELDDSWSTGSSIMPQKKNPDIAELARGKSGRLIGNLTGLLATLKAQPLAYNRDLQEDKEPLFDSVAQLELLLPAMAGLVATLRFRTERMAALAPAGFTLATDLAEWMVRQGVPFRVAHEAAGEAVRVAEARGAGLEDLTDAELAAIHPDLTGQVRAVLTTTGSVASRSARGGTAPERVAEQRELVLARLNVLRGQSR